One Azoarcus sp. DN11 DNA segment encodes these proteins:
- a CDS encoding STAS domain-containing protein yields the protein MVLPFFGKKPAPGTPSPAAPTAAAPSRVVPPAEPAELSKLDFSVGDPTHALAHCAGQVEVQEMGGGIGAAYEEAAVLYANGNTEDAEAVLNVVLDAQGGRTGEGLWMMLLDLYRLTGQRQRFEQRVLDYATRFERSPPPWSDLSSAPEQVRSNVAPMVNMSGGLSGQAATQFQQMGIIGRKSGAIRIDLGRLRSVDETGCTLFRGVLREFAAERVNVSLLNCGQLAEMLAGQVRAGEPSGRDIWLLLLEMLQHTGEQERFENLAVDYAITFEESPPSWEPRVAQAASSTSVQEVALDLDAPPCGDFVLDGEITSAAVEKIRKLAAHASSLQNVEVDCSQLRRIDFVSAGTLFNILATLQAQGKKVALRNVNAMVAALLRMMGVDQVAVVLLRS from the coding sequence GTGGTTCTTCCATTCTTCGGCAAGAAGCCCGCTCCCGGCACGCCATCGCCCGCCGCGCCGACCGCTGCCGCGCCTTCGCGCGTGGTGCCGCCGGCGGAGCCGGCCGAACTGTCCAAGCTGGATTTTTCGGTCGGCGATCCGACGCACGCGCTCGCGCACTGTGCCGGCCAGGTCGAAGTGCAGGAGATGGGGGGCGGTATCGGCGCCGCCTACGAGGAAGCCGCCGTGCTGTACGCGAACGGCAATACCGAGGATGCCGAGGCGGTGCTCAACGTGGTGCTGGACGCCCAGGGGGGGCGCACGGGCGAGGGGCTGTGGATGATGCTGCTCGACCTGTACCGGCTGACGGGACAGCGCCAACGCTTCGAGCAGCGGGTGCTGGACTATGCGACGCGTTTCGAGCGCTCGCCGCCGCCGTGGTCGGACCTGTCGAGTGCGCCGGAGCAAGTCCGCTCCAATGTGGCGCCGATGGTGAACATGTCCGGCGGCCTGTCGGGCCAGGCGGCAACGCAATTCCAGCAGATGGGAATCATCGGCAGGAAGAGCGGTGCGATCCGCATCGATCTGGGGCGACTGCGCTCGGTCGATGAAACCGGGTGCACGCTCTTTCGCGGCGTGTTGCGGGAGTTTGCCGCCGAGCGGGTGAACGTGTCGCTGCTCAATTGCGGGCAGCTCGCCGAGATGCTCGCGGGCCAGGTGCGGGCCGGCGAGCCGAGCGGGCGCGACATCTGGCTGCTGCTGCTGGAGATGCTGCAGCACACCGGCGAGCAGGAGCGCTTCGAGAACCTCGCGGTGGATTATGCGATCACCTTCGAGGAGTCGCCGCCGTCGTGGGAGCCGCGCGTCGCACAGGCGGCTTCATCGACGTCGGTACAGGAAGTGGCACTCGACCTGGACGCGCCCCCGTGTGGCGACTTCGTCCTCGACGGCGAAATCACCAGCGCGGCGGTCGAGAAGATCCGCAAGCTGGCCGCGCATGCGAGCAGCCTGCAGAACGTCGAAGTCGATTGCAGCCAGTTGCGGCGCATCGACTTCGTCAGTGCCGGGACGCTCTTCAATATTCTCGCCACCCTGCAGGCGCAGGGTAAGAAGGTCGCGCTGCGCAATGTCAATGCGATGGTTGCGGCACTGCTGCGGATGATGGGTGTCGATCAGGTTGCAGTGGTGCTGTTGCGCAGCTGA
- the tolQ gene encoding protein TolQ, with translation MTVTNDLSIISLVSQASVLAQLVMALLAGLSLVSWYWIFRKSFQIRAARNKTNGFERDFWSGGDLNALFQSAAAARHDTGGMERIFESGYREFTKLRSKNHDQASIIDGARRAMRATYQREVDDLEAHLAFLASVGSVSPYIGLFGTVWGIMNAFRGLSNVHSATLANVAPGIAEALVATAIGLFAAIPAVVAYNRFAHDIDRISIRFESFMEEFSNILQRQLR, from the coding sequence ATGACCGTCACCAACGATCTTTCGATCATCAGCCTCGTCAGCCAGGCGAGCGTCCTCGCCCAGCTCGTCATGGCCCTGCTCGCGGGCCTGTCGCTCGTTTCCTGGTACTGGATCTTCCGCAAGTCCTTCCAGATCCGCGCCGCCCGCAACAAGACCAATGGCTTCGAGCGCGACTTCTGGAGCGGCGGCGATCTCAATGCGCTGTTCCAGTCGGCCGCCGCCGCGCGCCACGACACCGGCGGCATGGAGCGCATCTTCGAGTCCGGCTACCGCGAATTCACCAAGCTGCGCAGCAAGAACCACGACCAGGCATCGATCATCGACGGCGCACGCCGCGCGATGCGGGCGACCTACCAGCGCGAGGTCGACGACCTCGAAGCCCACCTCGCCTTTCTCGCCTCGGTCGGCTCGGTGTCGCCCTACATCGGCCTCTTCGGCACCGTATGGGGGATCATGAACGCCTTCCGCGGCCTGTCGAACGTTCATTCGGCGACCCTCGCCAACGTCGCCCCGGGCATCGCCGAAGCGCTGGTCGCCACCGCCATCGGCCTCTTCGCCGCGATCCCCGCCGTGGTCGCCTACAACCGCTTCGCACACGACATCGACCGCATCAGCATCCGCTTCGAGAGCTTCATGGAAGAGTTCTCGAACATCCTGCAGCGCCAGCTGCGCTGA
- the tolR gene encoding protein TolR: protein MRQRRLMNQINVVPYIDVMLVLLVIFMVTAPMIQTGSVDLPTVGGVPQPPAEAMVVSVKKDGSLTFKLTGGSTEQKMSSTELLRELHDAIERNPQQPILVAADKQVSYERVMETLDSIRKAGFQKVGLQTNTSSTR from the coding sequence ATGCGCCAGCGTCGCCTGATGAACCAGATCAACGTCGTCCCCTACATCGACGTGATGCTGGTGCTGCTCGTGATCTTCATGGTCACGGCACCGATGATCCAGACCGGCAGTGTCGACCTCCCGACCGTGGGTGGAGTGCCGCAGCCGCCCGCCGAAGCGATGGTCGTCTCCGTGAAGAAGGATGGCTCCCTGACTTTCAAGCTCACGGGCGGCTCGACCGAACAGAAGATGAGCAGCACCGAACTGCTGCGCGAGCTCCATGACGCCATTGAGCGCAACCCGCAGCAACCAATCCTGGTCGCCGCGGACAAACAGGTGTCGTACGAGCGCGTGATGGAGACGCTCGACAGCATACGCAAGGCGGGCTTCCAGAAAGTCGGCCTGCAGACGAACACCAGCAGCACCCGATGA
- the ybgC gene encoding tol-pal system-associated acyl-CoA thioesterase, translating to MHTPRPPSPSVEESVFSLPIRVYYEDTDAAGVIYYANYLRYCERARTEWLRAAGFEQQALLTGQRIGFVVRSVNGDYLSPGMLDDALHVTTGVESLRGASLVFMQKVMRGDETLFRGRFVIACVNLDRKRPTPLPADMRIKLEKIVQA from the coding sequence ATGCACACTCCCCGCCCGCCGTCGCCCTCCGTGGAAGAAAGCGTGTTTTCGCTGCCGATTCGCGTGTACTACGAGGATACCGACGCAGCCGGTGTGATCTACTACGCCAACTACCTGCGCTACTGCGAGCGCGCGCGCACCGAATGGCTGCGCGCGGCAGGCTTCGAGCAGCAGGCCCTGCTGACCGGGCAGCGTATCGGTTTCGTCGTCCGTTCGGTAAATGGCGATTATCTGTCACCCGGAATGCTCGATGATGCGTTACATGTCACGACGGGGGTTGAATCGCTCCGTGGAGCAAGCCTGGTTTTTATGCAGAAGGTGATGCGCGGCGACGAAACCCTGTTCCGCGGCCGCTTCGTCATCGCGTGCGTAAACCTCGACCGGAAACGCCCCACCCCCCTTCCCGCAGACATGCGCATAAAACTGGAAAAAATCGTACAAGCATGA